A region from the Linepithema humile isolate Giens D197 chromosome 1, Lhum_UNIL_v1.0, whole genome shotgun sequence genome encodes:
- the LOC137001904 gene encoding zinc finger BED domain-containing protein 5-like, translating into MVTTPVAAMGVMFSIEPFHQVVVAAAAMAAYRLRCELKWKKGARHTRLPEDVLLDPIFEMRQDRIPIIRASDRRFKVYIPRPEEWEKEGGNLRARVRGEDVWYTDGSKTDTGSGAGFFGSREGWKECISLDSYATTVRSRVEAGRHIRICTDSQAAIKTLGSDNNVAIGSRVQARVLMGDTPNRELAWSIRALTKAKRPRIRKFQSSWLDENVFKRWLAPHPTLHKALCTVCNKTIRCCKSNLLEHSQSDQHIEQINSKNVNINFSNNDDNSSVTLSHKDKVKRAEIKLAAFFAEHNIAFYSADYLIPLLKDICMIPEVVSDLSLARDKCTKVVTQVIAKREIEKIVTNLQKCKFSILIDESTDISDKKLMCVLVQYVSPFTKKVTTQLLNLLSVDATDCSANKLFEIFKNMLNENKISLQNIVGMASDNASVMIGCNNSFMSRLKLEIPGLVTLNCICHSSALVVSRACEKLPESCKNLIRGVSTYISGSAKRCAILGEFQAFFNVERNKILKLSNTRWLVLHKCVVRLLNNWEVLKNFFILAVVEDKLKSAEIILNQLNDNCIKAYLLFLKYSLNFFNEFNALFQARKVLIHTLFENSQQLIREIAQNFIIPEALKCIVNFNINDKKNIKNINNIYVGPECESLLETLSLECAQEIKLNCLEFYITAVRKMLKRLPYRDTVFEQLMFLQPKVALYDESRIQFKNLTFIATRIGDINIDITKLAFE; encoded by the exons ATGGTTACGACACCAGTGGCGGCGATGGGCGTAATGTTCAGCATCGAACCATTTCATCAGGTGGTGGTGGCTGCTGCAGCAATGGCGGCATACCGTCTGAGATGCGAACTAAAATGGAAGAAGGGAGCCCGGCATACGAGGCTGCCGGAAGACGTTCTGCTGGATCCGATATTCGAGATGCGACAGGACAGAATACCTATTATTCGGGCTTCTGATAGGCGCTTCAAAGTGTATATACCGAGGCCGGAGGAGTGGGAAAAGGAAGGTGGAAACTTAAGGGCTCGAGTGCGTGGAGAAGATGTCTGGTATACGGACGGCTCCAAGACGGACACGGGCTCCGGGGCCGGCTTCTTTGGCAGTCGAGAGGGATGGAAGGAGTGCATTTCTCTCGACAGTTATGCCACG ACCGTGCGGAGTAGAGTAGAGGCGGGGAGGCACATCAGGATTTGTACGGACAGCCAGGCAGCCATCAAGACGCTGGGTTCCGACAATAACGTCGCGATTGGTTCGAGAGTGCAG GCTAGAGTTCTGATGGGAGATACTCCTAATAGGGAACTGGCTTGGAGCATAAGGGCTCTGA CTAAAGCTAAAAGACctagaattagaaaatttcaatcatcATGGCTagatgaaaatgtttttaaaagatgGTTAGCTCCACATCCTACACTACATAAAGCATTGTGTACTGTATGCAATAAAACCATCAGATGTTGCAAATCAAATTTACTTGAACATTCGCAATCAGACCAACatattgaacaaataaattctaaaaatgttaacattaatttttcgaataatgatgataatagtAGTGTTACTCTTTCACATAAAGATAAAGTCAAACGCGCCGAGATCAAATTAGCAGCATTTTTTGCTGAgcataatattgcattttattccGCAGATTATTTAATTCCACTATTGAAAGATATCTGTATGATCCCTGAAGTTGTATCAGATCTTTCATTAGCACGAGATAAATGTACTAAAGTAGTTACACAAGTAATTGCAAAACGCGAGATTGAAAAAATCGTTactaatttacaaaaatgtaaattttcaattttaatagatgAAAGCACAGATATTTCGGATAAAAAGCTTATGTGTGTTCTTGTGCAATATGTTTCACCATTCACTAAAAAAGTAACGactcaattattaaatttattgtctGTAGACGCAACAGATTGTTCCGcgaataaactttttgaaatttttaaaaatatgttaaatgaaaacaaaatttctttacaaaatattgttggaatGGCAAGCGATAATGCATCTGTAATGATTGGttgcaataattcttttatgtcacgattaaaattagaaataccGGGTCTTGTCACGTTAAACTGTATTTGCCATTCATCCGCGCTTGTAGTAAGTAGAGCATGCGAAAAACTTCCTGAGtcgtgcaaaaatttaattcgagGAGTTAGTACTTACATTTCAGGCAGTGCAAAGAGATGTGCAATTTTAGGTGAATTTCAAGCGTTTTTCAATGTGGaaagaaataagattttaaaattatcaaatactcGGTGGTTGGTATTACATAAATGCGTTgttagattattaaataattgggaagttttaaaaaatttttttattttggctGTAGTAgaggataaattaaaatctgcggaaataattttaaatcagttaaatgataattgtattaaagcatatttattatttttaaaatattcgttgaatttttttaacgagtttAATGCTCTTTTTCAAGCTCGTAAAGTTTTAATACATACATTGTTTGAAAATAGCCAACAATTAATTCGCGAAATagcacaaaattttattattccagAAGCTTTAAAgtgtattgttaattttaatataaacgataagaaaaatattaaaaatattaataatatatatgttggtCCGGAATGTGAAAGTCTTTTAGAAACATTATCTTTGGAATGCGcgcaagaaattaaattaaattgtttagagTTTTATATAACTGCAGTTCGCAAAATGTTGAAACGTTTGCCATATAGAGATACTGTTTTCGaacaattaatgtttttacagCCGAAAGTTGCTCTTTACGATGAATCtagaatacaatttaaaaatttaacatttattgctACGCGTATAggagatattaatattgatattactaAATTAGCTTTTGAGTAG
- the LOC105671139 gene encoding uncharacterized protein: MAGSKGVAFTQINLQHSKRASAVLARQQAGRQTCISLMQEPWVIRGCIRGLAACGRLFRAPSVDRPRACVAIKGMDAQLIPHLCSRDVAAVEVNFTDDSSYRKKMVICSAYFSYDEEEAVPPAPVIKLAEYCQEKRLPLIMGCDANAHHTVWESSDTNEKGRKVLEFLASTDLEILNTGDEPTFCTIARREVLDITVCSRQLIQEVVEWRVSMEPSLSDHRQITFRIARLVGRRSNSGTRGKPSGTPIGKTWPTVSKAFLKGTGQRTNWRPVWTTCRGLW; this comes from the coding sequence ATGGCGGGATCGAAGGGAGTGGCCTTCACCCAGATTAATCTGCAGCACAGCAAAAGGGCCTCGGCTGTTTTGGCCAGGCAACAAGCTGGGAGGCAAACATGCATATCACTGATGCAAGAACCCTGGGTAATCCGAGGTTGCATCAGGGGTTTGGCGGCCTGCGGTAGGCTCTTTAGGGCCCCATCAGTGGATCGGCCCAGGGCCTGCGTGGCCATCAAGGGTATGGATGCCCAGTTAATACCTCACCTGTGTTCCAGGGACGTTGCGGCTGTAGAAGTGAATTTCACTGATGACTCCAGTTACAGGAAGAAAATGGTTATTTGCTCGGCTTACTTCTCTTATGACGAGGAGGAGGCGGTGCCGCCTGCACCGGTGATAAAACTGGCAGAATACTGCCAGGAGAAACGGCTTCCCCTGATCATGGGATGTGACGCTAACGCGCATCACACCGTGTGGGAAAGCTCGGACACCAACGAAAAAGGGAGAAAAGTGTTGGAGTTTCTAGCATCTACGGATCTGGAGATTCTCAACACAGGAGACGAGCCCACCTTCTGCACTATAGCGAGAAGAGAAGTGCTCGACATCACTGTCTGTTCCAGGCAGTTGATACAGGAGGTAGTGGAGTGGAGGGTTTCGATGGAGCCCTCGCTCTCTGACCATAGGCAGATCACCTTTAGGATAGCTAGGCTAGTGGGAAGGAGGTCAAATTCAGGAACCCGAGGAAAACCAAGTGGGACTCCTATAGGGAAGACCTGGCCAACAGTCTCAAAGGCTTTCCTAAAAGGCACGGGACAGAGGACGAACTGGAGACCTGTGTGGACTACTTGCAGAGGTCTCTGGTAA
- the LOC137000854 gene encoding uncharacterized protein gives MNNIIDACNAYSLNITFGGKRPLSSKNPDIENLLTDFIEWCSRWSKSANSIVQIPCFKGFVLTVRAILATYKILANRYEGFELATGLCNQDSVEHLFSKLRQRGGFNPNPTARMIRLSIRHILSTRLLNKGYIQSSDKGNVQCVESETLINEPSELVKTIEKVMNTSNASIEYDIENESELLDEDAKLLLEEYDIEEIENTNPIDSSYNENAIAFFAGFVARQSIIKSSCDDCRNIMMKTPMDESTVNEKYIEFREYPNSDEDAPTVTKLVRPTTLFTNIIKTQLMAFNSTWQHYWACTKILDKIMTECVFATNKIHHDWFDKHKECYDHRMQALKYMIVVKIYSRTRYNNRDAKVASAPCKKVKRFINK, from the exons atgaataatattatagatgCTTGCAACGCTTACAgtcttaatattacatttggtGGAAAGCGACCATTATCCTCAAAAAATCCGGATATCGAAAATCTGTTAACAGATTTTATCGAATGGTGCTCAAGATGGTCAAAATCAGCGAATAGCATAGTTCAAATTCCTTGTTTTAAAGGTTTTGTTTTAACTGTACGAGCTATTCTCGcaacttataaaatacttgcAAATCGATATGAAGGATTTGAACTTGCGACAGGATTGTGTAATCAAGATTCTGTCGAACATTTGTTTTCCAAATTAAGACAACGTGGAGGTTTTAATCCTAATCCAACCGCAAGAATGATTCGATTATCTATCAGGCATATACTTTCTACGAGATTGTTGaacaaa GGATATATTCAGAGCAGCGACAAGGGTAACGTTCAATGTGTAGAAAGTGAAACTCTTATTAATGAACCAAGTGAACTCGTTAAGACGATAGAAAAAGTCATGAATACGAGCAATGCGTCTATAGAATatgatattgaaaatgaaagCGAATTGCTTGATGAAGACGCAAAACTTCTTCTGGAAGAATATGATAtagaagaaattgaaaatacaaatCCGATTGATAGCAGTTATAATGAAAATGCTATCGCATTTTTTGCCGGATTTGTGGCACGgcaaagtattattaaaagtagTTGCGACGACTGCCGCAACATTATGATGAAAACACCAATGGATGAATCTACagtaaatgaaaaatacattgaATTTCGTGAATATCCAAATAGCGATGAAGATGCTCCAACGGTGACAAAATTAGTACGACCAACAACtctatttacaaatattataaaaacgcAATTAATGGCATTTAACAGTACATGGCAACACTATTGGGCATGCACTAAAATTCTTGACAAGATAATGACGGAATGCGTATTTGCAACAAACAAAATACATCACGACTGGTTTGACAAACATAAAGAATGTTATGATCATCGGATGcaagcattaaaatatatgattgttgtaaaaatatattcccgTACAAGATATAATAATCGTGATGCAAAAGTAGCTAGTGCACCGTGCAAAAAAGTTAAAAggtttataaacaaataa